In Vanacampus margaritifer isolate UIUO_Vmar chromosome 18, RoL_Vmar_1.0, whole genome shotgun sequence, a genomic segment contains:
- the LOC144037929 gene encoding synaptonemal complex protein 3-like, producing MSAGKRMKKKRPSEEAYAKALHCGSEDDDGGASQEKTPGEKNAPLRKRAAADFKDEDAAIAVGSKVNNMLECFGADINKLMLTKRKRLESLTKICMNGGQQKMEQTWNNYHKQRQKMTQECSQQLSSVLQQWQMEVEQMKEQEEKLNNLMIQQQNVVQQSQVLQKQKVEAMQGLFKHFVKNMGEMEKSHEDVLHRAQQELRKEMATMQKKILMDTESSPQQQEMASVRKFLQTMLF from the exons ATGTCGGCCGGCAAAagaatgaagaagaagaggccCTCTGAAGAAGCTTACGCTAAAGCGCTCCACTGCGGCTCAGAAGATGACGACGGGGGAG CGTCACAAGAGAAAACTCCAGGTGAGAAAAATGCTCCGTTGAGAAAAAGAGCAGCTGCTGACTTTAAAGATGAAGACGCTGCAATTGCTGTAGG GAGTAAAGTTAACAACATGTTGGAGTGCTTTGGAG CCGACATCAACAAGTTGATGCTCACCAAGCGCAAGCGTCTGGAAAGTCTGACCAAGATTTGCATGAACGGAGGGCAGCAGAAAATGGAACAAACGTGGAACAACTACCACAAGCAAAG gCAGAAGATGACTCAGGAGTGTTCTCAGCAGTTGTCGTCAGTCCTGCAGCAGTGGCAGATGGAAGTGGAGCAAATGAAGGAGCAGGAGGAGAAGCTCAAT aaTCTGATGATCCAGCAGCAGAATGTGGTCCAGCAGAGCCAAGTTCTTCAGAAGCAGAAAGTGGAGGCCATGCAAGGGCTCTTCAAGCACTTTGTCAAG AACATGGGGGAGATGGAGAAGAGCCACGAGGACGTCCTGCATCGGGCACAGCAGGAGCTGAGAAAGGAGATGGCCACCATGCAGAAGAAGATCCTCATGGACACTGAGTCGAGTCCT CAACAACAGGAAATGGCGTCCGTGCGCAAGTTCCTGCAGACCATGCTCTTCTAG